GTTGACATCTCTGATTGTGCAACCACCACAGCCGAAAAATCGACCAATCGCGTTTGAGAAGGCATTGCCGGAGGGGCCGTCACGTTTGCTCGTCGGCGAGGGGGGGGCACACGACCACCGCGTTTGATTTTGACACCTTCAAGTCGTTCCATTGGACGACCGATGACATCATCCACAGGCCTCGGATATCTTGCTCAAGGGTCCCAAATTGGCCACGCGATGGAACCCGCGACGTCCGGGTCGCAAGTCACGCATCCCCCGACTGAGCCACGCCGGCCCCGCCCCCTTTGCGGCGCAAACCCGCTGGGACGCTTTGGGAACATTCCTGAGCGCTCGCAACGGGGTCAAGCGTCGACCTTCCCGACCCGCATCCCAGCTAGCGAGCATCCAATTAGCGCGGATTAGCCGCTAAGCGTCTTAGTGGCAGCGGGCCGGCCGGGTCGGGGTCGGCGCCGCCGCGCCGTGTGCCGTCCTCAAAGTGTCCCGGCCGCTTCCCGACAACACTTCCTCCGTTTTCCCTCCGGCGCCATCTCCAGGCAGAGCAGCGGAACGGCTCCGCTGGCAGCAAGTCGAGCCGCTCCGCTCGGCCAATCACAATTGGCCGATTTTCATTCGGGAGTCGCTGGCTGCTGTCGCCACATTCAAAATGGCCGGGCCGGGTCACGGCTGTTAACCGAAAGTTACCAATAACGTCGGCGAGTTTGCGTCACGTCAACATACGAGCGCGTTTGCCGCATGAGCGTTGCCCCGACATGCGAGCGCATTCGTCGCACGAGCCTCCCCCAACATACGAGCGCGTTTGtcactcttgtttttgtaagcgtAACTTTTGACGGCTGATGTTTTCGTTTTCGTTTTAGTTTTGGGTGCGGTTGAGGAAGCGTTTGCAAATGCGACTGTTGTCGTCGTCAGGCTCGACTCTTCCATCGTGTGTCAAATCCGCTCCACAACCCGCAAACGGATTTTTTGTGGTCGCGGGGAAGACCACGATCCATTTTGGTCTCGCCCTCCATCGGGACGCTTGAGGTTGAGATGAGGCGTCGTTTTGGTGGGCGGGTGACGCGAGCTTTCCGGCAGCTTCCCAAAGCCAAACGCCGCCTCAGGCGGCTAAAACGACCTccagcagggaaaaaaaaaaaaagacgtcagtTGGCGGCGTTTGGACTTGGACGTGATTCTGGACACGCCCGAGTTTGCTTGGGACGGCGACAACATGAcacgtgcacttttttttttttttttattttgtttacagcTGCCACGATGGCTCGTTTGCTCGTTGGTGATAAACGAGTCTCGTCCCGGCAGCAAGTTTTGCGTTGACAGAATGTTGGGACGTCACATCTGCGTCCACATCTGGCGTGTCGCCGTCGCGCTTGCGTCCGCATCGAGCCCTTTTCGCACTGCGCTGGCCGGCGCGCCCGTATTTGGAGGCGCTGACGAGGAAGTAAAGACGAGCGAGCAAATTGGAGATGTCAAaccgcttttattttgaaggcttcCTTCCTGTTTGTTGATTTTGAAGCCCGTTTGCGGACTCGCCGTATCAGCAAGATCAAATCTGCTTGacgcaaaacaaaacgtttgcCCCAACGCACACAACGATGATCCAAAAACCTGCAACCTGTTGAGCAGGATTTTCCGCTTGTTCTCATTTTTGAGTTTGAGAAAATTCCTCGTGTTGTCTCGATTTGGAACAAGTCGAGCTTTCAATCACTCGCTGTCACTGCTAAAATGTCCTTTCTGAGCAGGCTGCAACATGATTGGCTGCTTGTGGACTTGCCTGAAGGATTTTCTGGATTGAGCAAGATGACAAACTGCAAACACACACGGCGGATCTCTCAAATTGATGTGCATTCtcctcctccaaaaaaaaaaagtgccagtgCTTACTAGtcagccccaaggacaacatgagtagcctgaGGCTCCATTCTAAAAATAGCGCAGTGctgatgggacactgtgacttactaagaTTGAATGAATTATCAGAAGATCCGTTTTGTTTAGACTAACATGTTTCTTtggtacaaatattttttgtattttttgaatGAACTTGTAGTGAGTTCAGTGGTGATGTCATCGTTTTTTGTTGGGTCAAATATTTGCTAGctgtcattttcatatttttgtttgggAGGTTTTTTGTCCGTTTTTTTGTCCGTTTTTTTTGTCCGGTTTTTGTCAGAATTTCCGAATGGAATCCAAGATGGCCGTCATGTGATGCGGTCAAGATGTGCGCACCCGAAGGATAAAAAAGGTGTGAGGAGGTGCCGGAAGATCATTTGGACCACAAATGGACGTTGATGATGGATGCGGTTCtttgtatttctttctttctttctttttttcttggcgAGTGTCGATTGTGGGCGTGTGCGTGACAGTCAGTCAATGAATCACGCGGCGAGTGCCGGCAGGcctgatgacgatgacgatgatgatgtcaACATTCCCGTAAACAACTCGATCATCATCACCAGCAGACGATTCTGAATTGTTTCCCCCCAGGCCAGCAAAGTAAGAAGCGATGAATCGGCCGATGAATTTCAAAAGAAACGATGACAAGATTTCATATTTGTATGATTTTGGGTCTGctcggcatctttttttttctttttgtcttgaAGACACGATGAGCATTTTGCCGGTTTAACCTGCTTTGAAAAAGTCACGCTTTCAAAAAACAAGTCAaaatcttccttccttccagtcagcagctgttttttttgttttgttttttttcttgttgtgctTCATTCTTGCTTGCACGTTGTTTGATGACACGTTTGATGCAAACGTTTTCCCTCGTCCAATTTTGGAGTTTCAACATCCCCGTGGAAAAAGTCACAACTCAAGCAAGCATCAACATTTGGCACGCTCGCTGCGTGTTGATTGGACGGTTCGGTTGCTGGCCTAATCGACGGTTGCTATGGTTTCGATGATCAATGACGTGATGAGCACGTTTGTCCTCGTCTGCTTGCCGGCGTTTGACTTCCTTCTATTCAATCGGAATCGGCTAGAAATGTGCGTGTCAAAGCAAAATGAGGTTCTGTTTTTTTGCGGTCTCCATGATGCGGATTTTAGCTGTTTTTTATTGCCATTTTGCCCGCTGGCGCCGCTTTCTTTGCGCAGATGCAGCAGCTGTTCTACGAGAACTACGAGCCCGACAAGAAAGGTTTCATCCGCGAGCTGCGCAGCAGCAAGATCCACCGGGCCATCACGCTGCACCCCAACAAGAAGCCGTCCTACCAGTACCGCCTGCACGCCTACCTGCTGGGCCggcgcgccgccgcgctgcgccACCGCGCCGTGCGCCTCCACCGCGAGCTGCTGCGAACGGGCGGCCCCGAGCCGGCCGGCGAGGACCGGCGGCTGGGGGCGCCGCCCTCCTTCATGAGGTTccgcccccgccgccgccgcgacgTCCTGGAGTGGGACTTCCTGAGCGCCCGCCACCTCTTCTCCGCCTGGGACGGCGCGCCGCCGCGCCGCGCCACCGACGCCGCGCAGCGCCGGGCCCTGGACGACATCGTCATGCAGGTAGCCCAAATTTGGGGAAAACCCCAAAATGGAAGCTTGCGTTCCGCCTTGACTGGCGCGCTGTGGCCGTTCCCGCAGGTGATGGAGATGATCAACGGCAACGCCAAGACGCGCGGCCGCGCCATCGACTTCAAGGAGATCCAGTACGGCTACCGGCGCGTCAACCCGCTGTACGGCGCCGAGTACGTGCTGGACCTGCTGCTGCTCTACAAGAAGCACAAAGGCAAGAGCGTGCCGGTGCCGGTGCGCCGCCACGCCTACCTGCAGCAGACCTTCTCGCGCGTGGGCTTCCGCGAGGAGCGGCCCGACGAGGACGCCGCCGCGCTGGCGGCGCGGCTGGACCGCCGCTCCGACTCGCTCTCCTTCCTGTCGCTGGACTCGCTGAAGATGCTGGTGCCCTTCAAGCTGGCGccggcgccggcggcggcggcgacggcggcggccGGCGAGGAGAAGATCAACATCCTGGTGCCGCTGTGGGGCCGCTACGACGTGTTTGCGCGCTTCATGGCCAACGTGGAGCGCGTGTGTCTGATCCCCAAGCAGAACGTGAAGATCCTGGTGCTGCTCTTCAGCGCCGACAACAGCACCGAGCGCGTGCGGCAGGTGGAGCTGATGCGCCGCTACCACGTCAAGTACCCGCGCGCCGAGCTGGAGACGGCGGCGGTGGGCGGGCCCTTCTCGCGGGCGCTGGCGCTGGAGGCGGGCTCGGCGCGCTTCGCCGACCGCTCGCTGCTCTTCTACTGCGACGTGGACCTGCTCTTCACCGCCGACTTCCTGCAGCGCTGCCGGGCCAACGCCGGCGCCGGGCGCTCCGCCTACTTCCCCGTGGTCTTCAGCCAGTACGACCCGCGGGTGGTGTACGGCGCCggttccgccgccgccgccaaccACTTGGCCTTGACGGCCAAGACGGGCCTGTGGAGGAACTTCGGCTTTGGCGTGGTGTGCGCCCACAAGGGGGACCTGGCGCGCGCCGGCGGCTTGGACACGTCCATCCGGGGGTGGGGCCTGGAGGACGTGGACCTGTTTGACAAGTTCCTGCGCtcgggggcggcggcgccctTCCGCAGCTGCGACCCGGGCGTGGTGCACGTGCACCACCCGGTCACCTGCGACCCCCAGCTGGAGCCCAAACAGTACAAAATGTGCTTGGGCTCCCGGGCGTCCTCGCGCGGGTCCGTCCGCCAGCTGGCCCGGATCTGGCTGGACGCCGGCGCCAACGCCAACGCCTCGCTCGGGACGGCCTGACGGACGCGCCTCATTTATTGCTTTCGGCCACGGCGCGATGTGGACGCGCTTTTCCGGCTGCGTTTTCAGTCGACTTGCTGCTGCCTCAACCAAAATTccggtttgcattttttttttttttttttttcatagctcAAAGATGACAAACGATCACGGGCCACATATAAATATTTCAATAGTTTTTTGGAGGCCAGAggcaatattctgagaaaaaaacaaaaaaaactcataatcTGAAGCGAAATCGACGTCGCGTCAAACTGGTTTCATCGTTTGAGGATCCGTTGGCGGTTCATGAGAAACTGTTTGTCAAATGGAGACGgctcgcaaatctgccactttttaTACGCTCAAAGATTTGTGAGTTTAGAACGTTGCAAATGGCACATTTGAAGTTTTTCCTCAgaatattgaataaaaaaatatatttagacgTGTCCCGAATACGCCGTCGTAACAAACACTCCAACAGCAAATAGACAGCCACGCGGATGACGTCACTCACTAGGCCACACCCCTTTCACGTTGTCCATTTCTTGCTTTTATGCAACTAGCCAATGTTTTAATCATCCAATCAtatgatttctttattttaatttggtgAATGATTTCCCGATTTTAAACGGACAGCAACatcaactgatgatgatgattccgTTCCTGCTCTGACGCGTCCAAAAAAATGCTGACTCGCGTTTTCCAAAGTCAAGTTGAATGTCTCATCTCATCGTCTCCACATTCACATGGCGCCACTTGGGAGAGGAGGACGTTCGAGAGACAATTTCACGTTCAAAGTTTAAGCGCCTGCTGGACTCGCTCAGCTGATGATTGATTGCTGAATTTTCTtgactcgactcgactcgacgATTGTCACAATTCAAACGATTTGCTGTCACCAAAGAGCCGCCGGCAACACGCTTGCCTCAGTCCTGACACTCACCAAACTGGGGTTCTTTATTTGTTCCTGTTTTGGGTTCCACgcgcgacaaaaaaaaaaaaaaaaaaaaaagacagaacatcatcattattattattattattatcatctttTGTAAATTTGACTCCATTAACTCTGTCTAAGTGGGAAggtttttctatttaaaaaataaataaaatggaggaAATGTTGACTATTTGCTTTGTCATCCATCAATTGAGATCCGGACGCTGACGTCACGCGTCCCAAAAAGGTCATTAGCGCCAGcaggattaaaaaacaaacaaagtgcgTCTGTTACTTTTGAGTATCTTTTACAAAGACAGCTGCCACAAGGAGAAAGTGCAGAACCAATTGGATCACAGCAgccataaacaacaaaaaaaagacgatttGAGATCCTCCTCATTGCTTGTGTCGAGATCGCTTCAAATCAGGTCAGGTGAGTCAATTGCGCAATCAGTCGTGTAATGTCGCTCCTTTGTATAATTGTGATTGTGTTTTACAGGAGGAAGTGAGAGAAATCCCTCGAATATTAATGGCGCCCAATTGTGGGCTGACACACTGATGCTCAAGtatatttttgtcagaaaaacaagtTCCTTCGGCAGCGTTTCACCACACGTTCAAATTGAATTCCGCACAAACTTGAGGTGAGCTTTTTCCACCAGCGCTCCCATTCCCTTTCTGAACAAACACCGCCCCCCTGTGCCAAAGTGCGGCACTGCATAATACAACTCTTTCAAGAGCCATATGAATGACCAAAATGGTTTctctaaaatgtgtttattaaaaataaaggtttggtaacaacaacaacaaaaaaatgccagtgTTTCGAATTAAAGATAAAaagatttggaaaaaaacggcGTTTGAAGGTGACGCCTCGTGTCACGTGACACTAGCCTCTCCCACCAAGATGGCGTCTCCCTGCGGATCGCCTCCGCAGCTCGCGGCCGTCCTCGCTCAACTTTACGAGCTTTTCTCCGTGAACGCCGACGCCACAAGACGACCGACGCAAGACGTCGAGGAGCTGGCGCGCGCGATCCTCGGCGGCGTGCACGCGCATCGTGGCCACCGGCAAGATGGCGCCGCCGCGGACGTGAGCTGCTTGGCGCTGACGCTCATCTGCAGGATGGTTGCCGCGGTGACGTCACACGGAGCGCACTTCTACCGGGACGTGCTCGAAGTCCTGCTTCGGGATTTGGACGTGGTGTCTCACATGGCGAGTTTGTCTCCAGCTAAGTGCGAAATAACtccagctaatgctaatgctaatgctcatgctaatgttGCTGCAGGTGGCCGACTTTGGCTGTGAAGATCAACTGGTCCGGCACATGGCAGCGAAGAGCGCCTCCGCGTGTGTCCTCTATCAACTGCAAGTGTCCGTGAGTACATTTGGACCACTTCGGCACCCGCGCTCTTCGTTGTCGATGCATTTTGAACGTTTATCAGCGATAGATGCCAccgacttccgggtttccaCACATCAGCGCCGTTTCCGGCCAATGCcggccgcgttccaacactcgcgCCCCCAACCGGGtcgtctcagctctctgaagtaATTCGGACAactgatgctgcattcgaggatggtcggaagtcggacttttccgagttgaAACCAGGaagtacgggaacgcccccttgaactcggaaattccacttgccaagtatgggggaaaaaaaaaaaaaaaaaaaaaggaccccgacttcaccggcggactacaatgtgacgtcactctgaatggcaaaacacaatttacagtaaaactagatagctttcttcattcgtaAACATTCGACATAACTCGCgacatacgtgacagtattgttGCTCAGTATGTCAGTAttgtctccctgcatgaaattatacctTCAACTACTAAACTATTAAAACtagaaatgaagcaaaattgcaaaaaggtaagttttctggaagttaaattgagttttgaggactaaaataaaaaacaattaatgtccatccaccattttgtttttacgTTTGCCTCgaaccaaaaaaaaccccccaactGGGATATATCCgagcatcctcgaatgcagcgtgAGACAGACGCACGGGAGAGAGGCACAAAGGTGGGAGGCAGCGCAAGTGTTGGGACGCGGCCCGCACGCTGCAAACAGGAAGCGGAAACGAAGCTGATGTGTGGAAAAAGCCGCAAGTCCTGCCTCCTCCGTGATTGtccacgtttgttgttgttgttgttgtacggCTAGGGCGAGGTG
Above is a genomic segment from Festucalex cinctus isolate MCC-2025b chromosome 4, RoL_Fcin_1.0, whole genome shotgun sequence containing:
- the chsy1 gene encoding chondroitin sulfate synthase 1, which translates into the protein MAVSARSRRAWFSVLVGLVLGFTLASRLILPKAAELAKGTPAGCGLKERLGGGGGGLWPPRDGGSPATETPAAGGASNFLFVGVMTAQKYLNTRAVAAHRTWAASIPGRVEFFSSEGSDAAAAPVPLVALRGVDDSYPPQKKSFMMLKYMHDRYLERYEWFMRADDDVYVKGERLEGFLRALNSSAPVFLGQTGMGARDELGKLALEPGQNFCMGGPGVVMSREVLRRVAPHIGRCLRRMHTAHEDVEVGRCVRRFAGVQCVWSYEMQQLFYENYEPDKKGFIRELRSSKIHRAITLHPNKKPSYQYRLHAYLLGRRAAALRHRAVRLHRELLRTGGPEPAGEDRRLGAPPSFMRFRPRRRRDVLEWDFLSARHLFSAWDGAPPRRATDAAQRRALDDIVMQVMEMINGNAKTRGRAIDFKEIQYGYRRVNPLYGAEYVLDLLLLYKKHKGKSVPVPVRRHAYLQQTFSRVGFREERPDEDAAALAARLDRRSDSLSFLSLDSLKMLVPFKLAPAPAAAATAAAGEEKINILVPLWGRYDVFARFMANVERVCLIPKQNVKILVLLFSADNSTERVRQVELMRRYHVKYPRAELETAAVGGPFSRALALEAGSARFADRSLLFYCDVDLLFTADFLQRCRANAGAGRSAYFPVVFSQYDPRVVYGAGSAAAANHLALTAKTGLWRNFGFGVVCAHKGDLARAGGLDTSIRGWGLEDVDLFDKFLRSGAAAPFRSCDPGVVHVHHPVTCDPQLEPKQYKMCLGSRASSRGSVRQLARIWLDAGANANASLGTA